From the genome of Paraburkholderia largidicola:
TGGCGCGCATCCAGCGAGCCGGGCGCGGCGAGATTGAACATGCTCATGGAGTCGTTGCCGAGCAGGCTCGGCGCGAGATAAACCAGCAGTTCGTCGACGCAGCCTTCGCGCAGCAGCGAGCCATTGAGCTTGTAGCCCGCTTCCACATGGAGTTCGTTGACTTCGCGCTTCGCGAGTTCTTCGAGCATGCGGGGCAGGTCGACCTTGCCGTTCTCATTTGCGAGCGGCACGATCTCGGCGCCGCGGTCATGCAGCACGGCGGCGCGTTCTTCGAGCAGCGGCGTGAGTGTGCTGCAGAAAATCAGCGTCGGCGCGCCCGCGAGAATCTGCGCTTCGGGCGGCACTTCAAGCTGGCTGTCGATCAGCACGCGGTGCGGCTGGCGTGGTGTATCGACGGCGCGTACCGTCATGCGCGGATTGTCTTCCTTCACGGTGCCGATGCCCGTCAGGATCGCCGACGCGCGGGCGCGCCACGCGTGCCCGTCGTTACGCGCCGCTTCGCCCGTGATCCACTGGCTTTCGCCCGACGGCAAGCCTGTGCGGCCATCCAGCGATGCCGCGACCTTCATCCGCACCCATGGCCGCCCGCGCATCATCCGCGAGACAAAGCCGATGTTCAGTTCGCGCGCTTCCGTTTCGAGCAGGCCGCAGCGCACTTCGATGCCCGCTTCGCGCAGCATCGTCAG
Proteins encoded in this window:
- the ribD gene encoding bifunctional diaminohydroxyphosphoribosylaminopyrimidine deaminase/5-amino-6-(5-phosphoribosylamino)uracil reductase RibD produces the protein MFSQNDFVHMERALALAWRGLYTTDPNPRVGCVLVKNGEVIGEGFTQPAGHDHAEIQALKDARSRGNDTRGATAYVTLEPCSHFGRTPPCANALIEAKVARVVAAMEDPNPRVSGRGLTMLREAGIEVRCGLLETEARELNIGFVSRMMRGRPWVRMKVAASLDGRTGLPSGESQWITGEAARNDGHAWRARASAILTGIGTVKEDNPRMTVRAVDTPRQPHRVLIDSQLEVPPEAQILAGAPTLIFCSTLTPLLEERAAVLHDRGAEIVPLANENGKVDLPRMLEELAKREVNELHVEAGYKLNGSLLREGCVDELLVYLAPSLLGNDSMSMFNLAAPGSLDARHQLEFHAVDRIGSDVRILARLLPNPPAH